The Amblyomma americanum isolate KBUSLIRL-KWMA chromosome 2, ASM5285725v1, whole genome shotgun sequence genome contains the following window.
TGCTTGGGCCAAGTGGGTGGCCTCATTGAATATAGGGGCCGGCCCTAATTCAACAGAGACAGAAATGAGATATTGAAAGAAATCGCATGGTTGTTGGTGTGATTCGAATAGCAAATTTTGAACGACGGAATATTCCTGTGGTTGTACCCAAGCAATGTGGCGCCAAACGACTCCAAGATGATCAAATACTATGATTTCGCGCAAACATGAAGAGAATAGATATTAGTCGCAGCAGCAAAAAGCGCGATGCCGTTCGCGTAAATATAAGCGCTAACTTTGCTTTGAGTGGGAGTGATGCTGAGGAGAATGTCAAATAATAAAGGAGGGGGACAGCCCCTTGATGTACCCCTCTCGTTTGCCTATACTTCCCTGAGTGTGTACCATGAAGAGCTCAAAAAATTCCCTATTTTGTAGGAATGCGGACATCCACGCTACAATATATTTTGGGAAGCATAAGCACTGTAATCGATTCAGCAGGTTAAATGTTCAACGCTGCAGAAATCCAGCTATAAAAACTTTCATATCCGTTCACCCTAAGCTATAATAGTGCGGCCCAGTAACAACATGGGAGTAAATTTTTACCGCTATCCAGGAGTACAAAAACACTCGTGGAAATTTTGATAAAAGCGCAGAAATAAACACACACAATTTCCTTGCAGGTAGCCAAGTGGTCCTCTGTGTTGAACCATGAGTTTGCAAGAAACTGAATTCAAGGATTCTTGTGCGATCACAGAGTTACGCAGGCCAGGACGACCAAGAGGCACCAAGGGGTGGCGGCAGGTAGAATGCAGCATTGTTGGGTGCGTGTAGGAACGCAATAAAGCTAAGGCATGAAAACATAACTGCGACGGGTAAAAGCGGAGAGATTTGAGCTCTTTGTATCTGTTACCGAAATTACCACGGCTGTTCGTTAAAGACGACTCAGAGGCCACTGCCGCATCCTTGCTGGGCTGTTCACTTTACATTCCTTGATAGTCGACATGCACTGCTCATAGTTTGGGGACGGTCCAATGCGTGAACAAGGAGGGGGTGcttcgatacccagtgccgccggtcGTGAAGCTGACTATTCCGCCATTTTGGTTCAGAGACGTGACATCCCGCCGCTGCGCTGTCGCACAGAAATCATTTCTGGCACTGCGAAGAACGATGCTcgatccatggtatatggggagcgcaaaaacggcacaagggacaaagaaagacgaacaacacaggcgctaacttccgactgaaagaaaccaaggcgaccaagacgaacgtggaccgtgaggggaaccaggcgcatgcgctcggagagataaagaaaaccaggtgaacgaggaacaacggacatgcacgactcggttaatctttaagaaggccagctctcttttcgacagggagatagacggcttgctgacacatttgtcttgcaaggcagcgatgcgagctgcttctataatctcgcgagttaactgatcccggtgtctggcgacgatcgagcacttgtccagatatggcacacaaccacattccttacagtgtaaagccagattgctGCCAGTAAGTGTTCTTAAATTATTATTGTGTTCGCGATGTCTGTCATTTAAGCACCGACCAGACTGGCCAACACACCGCTTGccacaagagagagggatgtcgtaaacaatgccttcagtgcatttcacgaatttctgtctgtgcttaatggtgcactgcatcttttggggacgtttatcggcgggcaaagttttttttttttggatagcGCTCTTAGTttgtcaggggcagaaaaaacgacacgaacattagctttgtTCCAGTTTTCTTGAGGTTATGGGACAGGCAATGGATTTAAGGAAGAGCAGCaattttctccttctttctttctgagGGCCCGGACGGTAGTAAactttcctggcgcttcttcttcagtattcgttcggcgacagaaacacaaatatcagctgggtagcctgcttcatGGAACCTTGCGATTTGTTCGTGAAAGCTCTCGATTATGagatgggggcatgacttttctaGAGCGttgttcaagcataaattaataatgcctctTTTAACGAGTTTTAAATGGGCAGATGTGTAGGGAAGTAAAGGTTTGTTGGCTCGAGGTGAATAGCTCCAACACACGTGGTTTTCTAGGAATTTAAACCGGATATCAAGGAAGCGAATTTCGTTGTTGCtaggcatttcgttagtcaatagcagcggtgaaaaacactcttgtacatTAGCTGAAATACTGGATGCAACCTGCTCTAAGCgcgatggcgtacactcaaccAGCAAAAaggaaatcgtcaacaaaacggAAAATCCTGACTACATGAGGGCTGGCAAGCCTCTCTTGGAGACTCCTGTCAAGATGAGCCAAATACAcgtcactaagtacaggggccagacaagacccaatgcatattccctgtttctgaatgtgagcaTCGCGTTGCCAGTTaatgaaagtggagcggagataaaagtttagcaattctaaaaaaccgctgacggacagaccggattcattctgaaatgacaaCGCGCCAAAATGATGGATGGAATCCTCAACTATTGTAAGCAGGTTGTGATGGGGCAATGAGTAATACAGATCTTTCACGTCAATTGAGAAACCAAGGAGGCTCTTGTTCGTGTCGGTcgagctaatgttcgtgtcgctTTTTCTGCCCCTGACAAACTAAGAGCGCTATccaaaaaaaaactttgcccgccgataaacgtccccaaaagatgcagtgcaccattaagcacagacagaaattcgtgaaatgcactgaaggcattgtttacgacatccctctctcttgttGGCCAGTCTGGTCGGTGCTTAAATGACAGACATCGCGAACACAATAATAATTTGAGAACATTTACTGGCagcaatctggctttacactgtaaggaatgtggttgtgtgccatatctggacaagtgctcgatcgtcgccagacaccgggatcagttaactcgcgagattatagaagcagctcgcatcgctgccttgcaagacaaatgtgtcagcaagccgtctatctccgtGTCGAAAAGAGATCTGGCCTTAAAGATTAACTGAGTCGTGCATGTCCGTTGTTCCTCgttcacctggttttctttatctttccgagtgcatgcgcctggttcccctcacggtccacgttcgtcttggtcgcctaggtttctttcagtcggaagttagcgcctgtgttgtccgtctttctttgtcccttgtgccgtttttgcgctccccatataccatggatcatcgttaccgactcgcccaagtttccacccttgtgaaGAACGATGCTCGAAACTGCTGTCAGGCGGAAGCTAGAGGTTTATCTTTCTTGCTCACACCACAGATCCATGCGGTCAGCCTCTGCGAACCAAAATGCCCTTGGCATGAACAAAGGCTCCCTCCGCTCGGAAAGACGGCACACGCATGAGCTTTAGAGGAAATTCCTAATGTGTGAGGTTGTTCGATCGACATTTGTGCTTAAATTTTCCTTGCTGACGGTCATTGATGTCTGTCAGTCGATGGCTGAAGATAAAAGGAAAATGCGAGTAACATTTCTTGGTTCACAGGAGTGGGAAGACGACAAGCTTCGTTGGAACCCGGAGGACTACGGCGGCGTGGACATGATCCACGTGCCTGCAGAGAGCCTGTGGTTGCCAGACATCGTGCTGTTCAACAAGTGAGCCACACGTAGTCTACTTTAACAAATCTGGAAGGGACAGCTTTGCCTTATTATGACCAACAAAAGTTCACGCTCTGTTACCTGTACTCGGCGTGCGCTCTGCCCGCACCACATGTGTTATCACAACGTCTTATAGTCATACAGTGCCATAGCTGTTCGTCACGCTTAGGACCGGTTGTTTACCGTAGTGTGCCGGGCGCTGGTTCAACAGTCTAGCTGCAGTGGCATCATATGGCGGCACAGAAACACTAATGAGCGCTCTTTTTGCAAACATTACTAAACAATAAGAATTTAGGACAAATAGCTGGAAGCAAAGGAAAACGCCGTACGGTTCGTTGACACAAACTTTGATTCCATACGGCTGGTCAATTTCCTGAACACTTCcggctatttaaaaaaaaaacgatgcacaTGTTGCATTATAAATGAAGAGACTTCCTGAGGCCATTTTTGCACGGTGCAAGATTTCAGCTAACCACATCACGGGCGCAGCTTACAATCCTGGAATACACGTGCTACTAATATGGTGTAGCGCCAGTTTTCAACTCGATGCCCAGGGCGTTGCCGTGAACCCTCTCTTATACGTGAACAAATCCTGCGGTATTTGTTATTAATCGTTTCTGCATCTGTTCCGCGCCTGATAACCACAAGGGCGCTGGTGTGGATTCGAGAATTTATAAAATGATATCTGGCTATTCCGCTGCAAATCAGGGACTGCATTCACTGCACAGTCttcattctctttctttcttcgcttCACTCATTTTACTGTTTTCGTGCTCCCACAAAGCGATGCTGCCTGTTCCTTTGTCCCGGCAGTGCTGGGCAAGGCCGTACACGAAAGTCTGTGGCCACGAATGGCACCACATTGTTCTCTGCTTTCACGCCGCAAATCCGCGGTTGGCGCATTCCCGAATGGGAGCCTCTAGCGACGGAATTCTGacctcttttctttccttcctcctcgcTATCTGGACGGCAGCGCGGACGGCAACTACGAGGTTATCCTCATGAACAAGGCGACCGTCTACTCGACTGGCAAGGTGGTCTGGAAGCCGCCTGCTCTCTACAAGAGCACCTGCGAGATCGACGTGGAGTACTTTCCCTTCGACGAGCAGAACTGCCTCATGAAATTCGGCTCGTGGACCTACGACGGCCTCGAGGTGCGCGCGGCGTGCTCACTCGCATGTCTTTCAATGTGGCCACGAATGACGAAACTCGTAGTTGTCGGCAGTTGGGAGCCTCACACGGTCTAATACTTGATGATATGCAGGAGGTCACTAACCCAATAGCTTCAATCTTAGCATTGACTGCAAGTGTTCAGCGCGGCAGCTTTTAAACCACTTATTCCAAGTGGTGATAGGAACAATCTATTATATGGCGCAAGTAAAAGAAAAATGCATCTGCAAAGAGCAAGTTCCGCGCTCGTGCGGCACTTTTCGTGTGACTGTACTGCGCACAACAGGACTAAACACGTAAGGAACAGGACAACTACTTTTATTGCAAAAAACAGAAGGAATACATAGACAAAGAACAAAAGAACCGCAAAAACAAAGGGACCTGCGCGAACAGCAAGTAAGTCAAATGACATTATTAATTTCATAGGTAGTCCAGATATCCCACTTTAGATTCTGTAAGTGAAACAGAAGTCTGGCTGATGCACTTATCACTTCTTGTTTTGGTAAAATAAGCCTCCTTAATTTCCCGTGTTGAGCGAACCTGATGACGATAAAGTATGTTAGTACGCGAAAATAGCTGGTGGCTTTCATCTTTCTTTTTACCCTCTTCGCAATCCCTGCAACGCGCGAGTGCTGGTCGGGTGACAAGGCCCCCAAATGTTCCTTCAGACGGACATTGATACGCCGGCCCACCAGGCCAGCATGCACCTTCGTACAGAATAAAGGCAACTTTGTATACAACCGCACACGCGCAGGGTACATACCGTGATTTGTGATTAATGTTACACTTGAAAGCGCTATTGCTGGGTGACATATCAATTTTTTTGTTGAACGCGGGGACGCAATTTAGCCAGCTTCAAAGGCGCAGAAGAAACAACGCTTATCCCATAGCGATGGGCCGCGTTTTTACGATTATGAGGCAGTTGGTGCTGATATGGGATGACCGCAACTTTCTTGCCATCACAGGAATCGAGACGCTGAACAGCCTTAAAGTCAGATTTTGCAGATTTTATTAATGTATGAGACACTGCGCAGCTGTGCGCATTGCATTAGCGGTCTGTTCAGTCATGAGCTAGTACCAACTAGGCCAACTTGCGGCTCTCGCGTGAACCATGGTATGATTATCGCGGCACTTGAGCAGCGGAGCCTGTGGGCGACGTATAGTTCTCCTCTCTTCTGTGTCCCCTGAAATTATTCTAGGTCTAAAATAATTACGCAACTCATTTTTGACTCTAATCAACGCCGCCATAAATGTTTCCTCATTCTAGAACTCCTCGGTTTAACTGGCTTCTTTCGTGCTAGTTCACGCGGTGCGCAAGGTGAGGTTCCATCCGCTATCGCCCAGGTTGACCTCCAGCACGTCAAGCAGCAGCCCGGAGTGGCGGTGGTGGAGACCGGCATCGACATGAGCGAGTTCTACAAGTCCGTCGAGTGGGACATCCTGCGCGTGCCTGCCAAGTACAACAACGAGTTCTACGACTGCTGCGAGGAGCCCTTCCCGGACATCACCTTCAACATCACCATGCGCCGGAAGACGCTCTTCTACACCGTCAACCTGATCATCCCGTGCGTGGGCATCTCGTTCCTCACGGTGCTGGTCTTCTACCTGCCTTCGGACTCTGGCGAGAAGGTGACGCTCTGCATCTCCATCCTGGTGTCGCTCACCGTGTTCTTCTTGCTGCTGGCCGAGATCATCCCGCCCACGTCGCTCGCCGTGCCGCTGCTGGGCAAGTACCTGCTCTTCACCATGATCCTGGTGACGCTGTCCATCTCGGTGACCGTGGGCGTGCTCAACGTGCACTTCCGCTCGCCGTCGACGCACCGCATGGCGCCCTGGGTGCGCCGCGTGTTCGTGCACCTGAtgccgcggctgctgctgctgcggcgcccTGACGCGGCCGACCGCCAGCAGCCGCCCGTGGacccgctgcagctgctgctgctgcgcaggcCCCCCGAGGCGGCGGCGCCCCCCGAGCGCCAGCCGCCCCCCCCAGTCCGAGTCGCCCGAGAGTGGCGGCGCGTGCGCGCCCGAGGTGCGCCGAGCCATAGACAGCGTGCTGTTCATCGCCGACCACATTCGCAaggaggacgacgacgagagcGTGCGTCCCGCTTTTGCACTCgcctcggctgctggccccgCTGTTAGGCCTAGCTGGCTGTCCCCTGGGCCGCGCCTTTTCATGGGGCTCACTGTAAGCGCGATTAGCCTCGCGGTTACTGCCGGCAACTCTTCCGCCGTAGCGACACTTGAGAAAATATACATATATAAATGGGCTTAATCGTTTGCGGCACAGTTCTGTGTTCATGCTGAATATAGGCGACTAGAAATAGAAACGTTTCTGGCTGCCGCCTTCGTCACTTCTCATACTGTGGAAATATCTCAGAAGTCAGAGAGTCTCCCTTGCGGGATATGCGATTTCCCAGCGTTTAAATGTGTCTATTGAGCCATGTGGCTCCCTTGTTCTCCCTTGTTCAGCAGGATGCGCCTGTATGGGGTCGCAACATGACGTGTTGTGTGACGACAACGAAGAGCCTGACGGAACACGATGCCGGCCCGGTCCTAAACTTGTATGCTGCACCGAGCGAGCACGGAAGCGATGCAGTTATGCGGCGTCTCCCCATTTCAGTGTTGGTCATCCTGGAGTGGtgcagcggtggctacggctACTCTAAAATGGATTGTCGGCTTTTCTATGACGTGTCCCTTGACGGAACACAATCCATCGTAGTATCAAAATACAGGGTGTcgcacctaagactttacacatttTTAAGGATAGCCTTTTTGAGTTAGAGAACCActcttttcggcatagcattgtcagtggtgtagtacatcagaacacagcaagacgtgctaactactaggctggctaactaatattgaatagttaactattTATTCAACTATTACcgctaggctccttaattattgagaggcgcgtaTCTTACCGTAAGTGATATCCATATCaccttttagaatttcgaagacacggttaccctcggtgctgtggccaaaaaattttggctgcatcgagACATAATACatacgctttcgagaagtttgcaggcaaagcacgcaactcgccgaaatagccaaaatttgttgggccgcagcaCTGAGGGTAACCACAATTTCGAAATtgtgaaaactgatatggatattatttagggtagactacacgcctctcaataattaaggaacc
Protein-coding sequences here:
- the LOC144120440 gene encoding LOW QUALITY PROTEIN: acetylcholine receptor subunit alpha-like (The sequence of the model RefSeq protein was modified relative to this genomic sequence to represent the inferred CDS: deleted 1 base in 1 codon); this encodes MVLLRLVFLAVAACASRDAKRLHDDLLSDYNRLIRPVGNHSHKVTIVVGLRLSQLIDINLKHQVMTTNIWLEQEWEDDKLRWNPEDYGGVDMIHVPAESLWLPDIVLFNNADGNYEVILMNKATVYSTGKVVWKPPALYKSTCEIDVEYFPFDEQNCLMKFGSWTYDGLEVDLQHVKQQPGVAVVETGIDMSEFYKSVEWDILRVPAKYNNEFYDCCEEPFPDITFNITMRRKTLFYTVNLIIPCVGISFLTVLVFYLPSDSGEKVTLCISILVSLTVFFLLLAEIIPPTSLAVPLLGKYLLFTMILVTLSISVTVGVLNVHFRSPSTHRMAPWVRRVFVHLMPRLLLLRRPDAADRQQPPVDPLQLLLLRRPPEAAAPPERQPPPPVRVAREWRRCAPEVRRAIDSVLFIADHIRKEDDDESDCEDWKYVAMVLDRLFLWIFTLASLVGTCGIILQAPSLYDTRLPIDVQMSHIGREPATMHSP